One Bacteroidota bacterium genomic region harbors:
- a CDS encoding choice-of-anchor B family protein has translation MKNLLLITSAFCHLTFYIHSQNVNITLAGQLSYGTQELSNIWGWKSPVDGKEYALVGAANGLSIVDVSNPSAPTEIIQVPVPPASANCSWREVKTWGNYAYVTTECGTMGLQIIDLTNLPATNLLTATWTPTINTVQLKTIHALHIDNGKLYLYGSNVGGQGAIIADVSTTPMAPVYLGSYDAGGYIHDGYVRNDTMYASHVYAGTVEIVNLTNPASGIPLASFSTPDNFTHNTWLSTDGKTCFTTDEVNNSFLAAFDISNFSNITLLDKIQSNPGSGSIVHNTYIVNKFGIDYAVTSWYKDGLTIVDASNPSNLIQVGNYDTSPSMSGGGYGGCWGVYPFLPSGIIVASDIELGLFVLNSVHLTTGVNENTVENLPVNVYPNPNNGKFTVYGLQFPVQIHIYNSLGEIVREQTVNSKQETVNLSEARSGIYFYQLFSNDKIIATGKLCVE, from the coding sequence ATGAAAAACCTTTTACTCATTACATCTGCCTTCTGCCATCTTACATTTTACATTCATTCACAGAATGTAAACATCACCCTTGCCGGGCAATTAAGTTACGGAACACAGGAACTTTCAAATATATGGGGATGGAAAAGCCCGGTGGATGGAAAAGAATATGCCCTCGTTGGCGCTGCCAATGGTTTGTCCATTGTGGATGTGAGCAATCCGTCCGCTCCAACAGAAATAATCCAGGTTCCTGTTCCGCCTGCATCTGCCAACTGTTCATGGCGCGAAGTGAAAACATGGGGAAACTATGCCTACGTTACTACCGAATGCGGAACAATGGGTTTGCAGATTATTGACTTGACAAATCTTCCGGCAACCAATCTTTTAACCGCTACATGGACTCCTACCATAAACACTGTACAGTTAAAAACAATACATGCTTTGCATATTGATAACGGGAAATTATATCTCTATGGAAGCAATGTTGGAGGACAAGGAGCAATTATTGCCGATGTCAGCACAACTCCAATGGCGCCAGTTTATCTTGGAAGCTATGATGCAGGTGGATACATTCACGATGGATATGTGCGTAATGATACCATGTATGCATCGCATGTCTATGCCGGCACGGTAGAAATTGTTAACCTCACGAATCCTGCAAGCGGCATTCCGCTCGCTTCTTTTTCCACTCCCGATAACTTTACGCACAACACATGGCTTTCCACCGATGGAAAAACCTGTTTCACTACCGATGAAGTGAACAATTCTTTTCTTGCCGCATTCGACATTTCTAATTTCAGCAATATCACGCTGCTCGACAAAATACAATCGAATCCCGGAAGTGGCTCTATCGTGCACAATACGTATATCGTTAATAAATTTGGAATTGACTATGCGGTAACTTCATGGTATAAAGATGGGCTTACCATCGTGGATGCTTCTAACCCTTCAAATCTTATTCAGGTAGGCAACTATGATACTTCACCTTCCATGTCGGGCGGAGGGTATGGAGGATGCTGGGGAGTTTATCCATTTCTTCCTTCGGGAATAATTGTGGCTTCAGATATTGAACTCGGGCTTTTTGTTTTAAATTCTGTTCATTTAACAACAGGTGTAAATGAAAACACTGTTGAAAATTTGCCGGTGAATGTTTATCCGAATCCAAATAATGGGAAGTTTACGGTCTACGGTCTGCAGTTTCCGGTTCAAATACATATTTACAATTCTTTAGGTGAAATTGTCCGTGAACAAACTGTAAACAGTAAACAGGAAACCGTAAATCTAAGCGAAGCGAGGAGTGGAATTTATTTCTATCAACTCTTTTCAAACGATAAAATAATTGCAACCGGAAAACTATGCGTTGAATGA